The genome window CCTGAAGGGCCATCCTGCCTTCTCGATCGAAGCCGGACGGCGCAGGTCCGATTCCATCATGCGGAGGAACCCGCGAATGCCCACATGGCAGCTGCATCTGCTCCGGGGGCGTCCGGGAGGCTCCCCTCGGCTGGAAACCTATTCCGTGGAGCTTCCGGCAGGAAGCTATCTCATTGACGCGGTGGAGAAGATCTGGGCGGAGCAGGATCGCACCCTGCTTTTCCGGCACGCCTGTCATCATGCTTCATGCGGCGCATGTGGGGTGCGGGTGAACGGCCGTGAACGCCTCATGTGCATCACCCCGCTCCATGAGTTCTCCCCAGACCAGCCGATCCGGGTGGAGCCGTTGCGGCATTTCCCCTGGCTGGGCGATCTCCTCGTGGATGTCTCGCCTATGATGCGACGGATGGCGGAGGTGGGGTTCGCCATCATCCGCCAGGATGAGCTCACGGCGGATCGCCCGTTGCCGGAGGGGATCGAGCGGATCACCCGCTTTGAGGACTGCATCGAATGCGGGCTGTGTCTCTCGGCGTGTCCGGTGATGGCAGCCGATGAGGCTTACCTGGGGCCGGCGACCCTGGCCGCTATCGAGCGAATGCTGACGGAGCCCCGCGGCGGGGATGCCGCCCGGCTGCGAACGCTGGCCGATGATCCGCATGGGGCCTGGCGCTGTCACTCCGCGATGGAATGCACGGCGGTTTGCCCATCGAATGTGGATCCCGCCTCCGCGATCGGGCGTTTGCGCCGTCGCCTGATCGTGGAGAAGCTCCGGCGCTGGATAGGAGGTGGGCGATGAAGGAAGCGCCGCGCTGGAAGCGCGCCAGCGGATGGATCGACATGCGGGGCCGCCGGGAGGGCGGGCTGGCCTTCCTGCTCATGCGCCTAACGGGCATTGGCCTGGTGATTTACCTGTTCCTCCATCTGTATGTGTTGCGGTTGCTCGCCCAGGGGCCGGAGGCCTGGGATGCTTTCATCGCCATGGCGAAGTCCCCGCTTTTTCTGGCGCTGGATGGCCTCCTGATCCTGGGGATCCTGTATCACGGGCTGAACGGAGTTCGGGTGACCCTTCTGGGTCTGGGGATCGGCGTGCCCTATCAGGCCTGGCTGTTCTGGGGAGTGGTCGCCCTGACCCTGCTGATGACCACGATCGCCGGGTACGCGATTTTCACGATCGCCGGCTGAAGGGGACCTGCCGCACGTCCGGCGCTTCCCCCGTTCGATGGCGAGCTCGCCTCGGAGGGGGCTTTCCCGGAGCGTCGGGCCTTCTCCCCCGCTTTGGGGGAAAGGAAAGGGGGGCGGAGCCTGCTCTCCGGGAGGTCTGGATCCTCTATTTCGGGGGCCTTACGATGTGGATCTGGCAAGCGTTCACCGGGTTGCTGCTGCTGGTCCTGTTAACGCTTCATATGGTTTTCAACCATTTTGTGGTGGAAGGCGGCCTGCGGACCTATCGGGATGTGGTGGCGTATCTATCCCATCCTGTTGTGTTCGCCTGGGAGATCCTCTTCCTGGTGGTGGTCACCGCCCACGCCCTGATGGGGGTGCGAGCCATCCTCCTGGATCTGGGGATCGGGCCGCGAACGGATCGCTGGTTGAAACGGGGCCTGACCTTGTTCGGCCTTCTGATCATCAGCTATGGGGTGTGGCTCTCGTGGTGGATTCGATCCCGGGGCGCCTGATCCGCGATTGGGAGCTGTTGTGGGCTCCTTATGAGGAGGAAGTTTACGATGGGATCCTGGACCGGCTCAGGCCAGGGGAACGGGTGCTGGACATCGGGGCCGGGGATCTTCGGCTTTCGCTGCGGATGGCCGGGCGAGGGTGCCCGGTGGTGGCGGTGGAACGCCAGTGGGCCCTGCTGGCCCGTGGGATGCGCACCCTGGGGATCCTCCCCGAAGCCCTGCGATGGGAGCAACCCTTTCCGCTCTCGGATCGGTTGATCATCGTCTGGGCGGACGCGCGAACCTGGCCTTTTCCCCCGGTGGAAACGGCGGTCCTCCTGATGCGGCATTGTGCCACCTTCTCTCTCTACATCCGTAAACTTCGCGCTGCGGGTTGCCGCCGCCTCTTCACCAACGCCCGTTGGCGGATGGGGGTGGAGGAGATCGATCTGGGGCCTGCCCTTTCTTTTGAAAAGGTCCCACCGGGCTGGTATGCTTGCCGGTGCGGGGCGGTCGGTTTTCGCGAGGGACTGCCGGAGCAAATCGATGCGATGGTCCTGGAACGGATCTGGGAAGTGGAGGAATGCCCGGCGTGCGGAACGGGCAAAGGGCAGGCGTCCGATGCCGGTGGATCGGGTGAGGGCGCTTCCTTCCATCGCTGACACGTAGAAGAGCGGGGGGACGCCGACGGCGCCTGTTCGCTCCTCAAAGCGCCCAATGGAAACACCATGAATCCAGCGAGGTGGAGTGGCCATGCGGCTGAACGGCCGGAAGGTAGCGATCCTGGTGGAGGAGGGCTTTGAGGACCTGGAGTTCTGGGTCCCGTTGATGCGCCTTCAGGAGGAAGGGGCCTCCGTAACGGTGGTCGGGCTGGAGGCCGGGAAGGTCGTCCGCAGCAAGAGCGGAGGGCTCACGGCGAAAGCGGATGTGGCCGCTGATCAGGTTTCCGCCGCAGATTTCGATGCGGTGGTGATCCCTGGCGGCTGGGCGCCTGACAAGCTGAGGCGCTATGAGGCGGTCCTGCGCCTGGTCCGGGAAGCTTACCAGCAGGGGAAGATCGTGGCGATGATCTGCCACGGCGGTCAGGTGGGGATCTCCGCGGGCATCGTGCGAGGGCATCGGGCGACCGGAAGCCTGGGGATCAAGGATGATCTGATCAACGCGGGGGCCATCTGGGTGGATGAGCCGGCTTTCCGGGAGGGCAACCTGGTCTGGGGCCGTGTGGTTCCAGACATCCCGGCCTTCTGCCGGGAGCTGGTGGCCGCTCTGGTCGGCGAGCCGGCCCCCGCAACCCCTGCCCGGTGAGAGGCCTGCATGGTCGCTCTGGTGATCGTCGCCCATAGCGCCAAACTGGCGGAGGGGGTGAAAGAGCTGGCCGAGCAGATGGTGCAAGGCCGGGTTCCGATCTTTGCGGCCGGGGGCCTGGATGAGCACACGCTGGGCACCAATGTGGAGCGGATCCGGCAGGCGCTGGAGATGGCCCTCGCCCGGGCGGATGAGGTCCTGGTTTTGATGGATCTGGGCAGCGCGGTGATGGGGGCCCAGATGGCGATCGAGATGCTGGCCCCCCAGGTTCGCCCCCGCATCCGATTGAGCCAGGCGCCGCTGGTGGAGGGGGCGATCGTGGCCGCCGTGGAGGCCTCCATCGGCAAAACCGCGGCGGAGATCGAGGCCACAGCGGTCGAGGCCTGCCGGATGCCCAAGGTGCCCCAGGGATGAAGAACCCGCGGGAATCCATGGGACCTGAGGCGAGGGATGCAGCAGGTTACGTTGACGTTAACGAACGCGGTCGGTTTGCACGCGCGCCCGGCGGCCCTCTTTGTGCAGACGGCCGCCCGGTTTCGTTCGAACATCACGGTCCGGAACGTCACCCGCGGGACCCCTCCGGTGAACGCCAAGGCGATCCTGGCGGTGCTCACCCTGGGGGCGGAGCACGGCCATGTCATTGAGATCGCCGCGGAGGGGCCGGATGAGGCGGATGCCATTGCCGCTCTGAAGGCGCTGGTGGAATCTCGATTCGGGGAGGATGGGGGATGAGCCGTCGCCTGCGGGGTCTCCCCGCTTCCCCGGGGATCGCCATCGGACCGATCTGGTGGTTCCGGCGAGCGCTTCCGGCCGCGATGCGGACGCGCGGAGAGGACGCGGCGGCCGAACGGATGCGGCTGCAGGCGGCCCAGGAACGAGCGGCGGCAGAACTCGCCGCGCTCCGGGCGGCCCAGCGGGATCGCCTGTCTCCCGAGGAGCTGGCGATCTTCGAGGCTCAGGAGCTGATGCTCCGCGACCCGGAGTTGATGGCCGCGGTGGAGGCGGAGCTCGCCGCAGGCGCTTCCGCGGAGGCAGCGTGGATGAAGGCCGTGGAGGCTTTCGCGGCCCAGCTGATGGCGCTTCCAGATCCCTACTTCCAGGCTCGTGCGGCGGACGTGCGGGATGTGGGGAACCGGGTGCTGCGTCATCTCGTGGGCGGCCTGGAGGCGCCCGCCATGCCGGACGAGCCCGTGGTGGTGGCAGCCGATGACCTGTTGCCCTCGGAGACCGTCAGCCTGGATCCCCGACGGGTGCTAGCCTTTGTCACAGAAGGGGGCGGGCCGACCGCCCATGCGGCCATCCTGGCCCGTCGCTTAGGAGTCCCGGCAGTGGTCGCGATCGGGCCGGACCTCCGAACGATCCCCGAGGGCGCGCGGGTGCTGGTGGATGGGGAGGCCGGGTGGGTGGAAGTGGAGCCGGGCTCCGAGGCGGTGCGTCAGGCCCAGGCCCGGCGGGCGGTGTGGCTTCAGGAGCGGGCGCATGCCGAGGCCGTCGCCCATGAACCGGCCCGAACCCGGGATGGCGTCCAGATCGAGGTGGCGGCCAATGTGGGAAGCATGGAGGATGCGCGGGAGGCCTTCCAGAAAGGAGCGGACAGCATCGGCCTGTTGCGCACGGAGTTCCTCTACCTGGGCCGGGCAGCCGCCCCGACGGAAGAAGAGGAGAGCGCCATCTACCGGGCCCTGTTGGAGGCGATGGGAGGGAAGCCGGTGGTGGTGCGCACCCTGGATGTGGGCGGCGATAAGCCGTTGCCCTATCTCCCAATGCCCCCCGAGGCGAATCCGTTCCTGGGGGTGCGGGGCGTGCGGCTCGCCCGGCAGCATCCCGACCTGTTGCGCCAGCAGCTTCGCGCGCTGCTCCGCGCCGGGGTGGGGTTCCCCCTGCGCATTATGTTCCCCATGGTGAGCACGGTGGAGGAAATCCGCTGGCTCCGTGCGTTCTTGGAAGAGGTGCGCTCGGCCCTCGCGGCGGAAGGCTTCCCCCTGCCCCCGGATCTGCAGGTGGGGATGATGGTAGAGGTGCCGGCCGCCGCGCTGCTGACGGAGCATTTCCTGCCCTGGGTGGATTTTTTCAGCATCGGGACGAACGATCTGGCCCAATACACGCTGGCGGCGGATCGGACCAACCCGGCGGTGGCCGGGCTGGCCGATGGGTTGCACCCCGCGGTGCTGCGCCTGATCCGCCATGTGACAGCTGCGACCGAAGGAACGGGGAAATGGGTTGGCGTCTGCGGGGAGCTGGCCGGGGATCTCCTGGCGGTGCCGGTGTTAATCGGGCTGGGGGTGCAGGAGCTCAGCGTGAACCCGGTGCGGGTGCCGGAAGTGAAGGCCACAGTCCGCCGCTGGTCGATGGCGGAGGCCCGCGCCCTGGCCGAGGAAGCGCTTCGCCAGGCCGATGCGGCCGCCGTCCGCTCCCTGGTCGCCGAGGCGCGTTCCTGAGATCCCGGCGAACAACCGAGTCCCCTCGTCCGAGCCTGCTGCGCCCGGCTGTCCGGTCTGTCATTCCGTCGTCAGGTTAACCGTTCAACAGCGTAGCGATCAGGGCGATCAGGAAGGTGCCCAGGGCGGCGAGGGCCAGAAGCCGATGCCGGCGCCAGAGGATCTCCCCCGCGCTCTCCGGCGGCGCCCAGACTTCGGTCGAACGGCTGGTCGAACTGATTCCCAGCAGCTCCGCCCGGAAGGTGGCCACGCTGGGCGGGCGGTCATCCGGGTGCATCGCCATCGCGTTCAGGATGGCCCGCTCCACCCGGGGGGAGATCCGCGGGTTGATCGCCCGGGGGGGGACGAGGGAGTCGGGCTTCAGAAAGCGTTGTCGGGCATCGGGAGGGGGGGTGTTGGTCAGCAAGTGGTAAAGGGTCGCCCCCAGGGCGTAGATATCGGAGCGGACATCGGTATGGCCCACATCGCCGCCATACTGCTCCAGGGGCGTATATGCGGCTGTGCCTCGCCCCTGCAGGATCGTAATCGTCCGCTCCTCATCCGGCGCCAGGAGCTTCACCAGCCCGAAGTCCACCAGCTTGATGCGGCCATCCGGCGTCAGTTTGATGTTGGAAGGCTTGATGTCGCGATGCACGATGGGCGGCTCCTGACGGTGCAGATAGTCCAGCGCATCGCAGAGCTGTTCCGTCCAGTTCAACACCGTCCGCTCATCGAGGAACCGCCCGCTCTCCTTGGCCTCCTCAATGATCTCCCGCAGGTCGCGGCCGGGGACGAAATCCATCACCAGGTAATCGCGATCGCCCTCCGAGAAATAGTCGGAAACCTTGGGGAGATTCGGGTGATCCAGTCGGGCCAGGACGCTCGCCTCGCGGTAGAACTGCAGGCGGGCCTGTTCCCGATAAGCGGGGTCGGCCTCGAAGCTGAAGAGGATCTCCTTGATGGCGCAGCGGCGGCCTTCCAGCAGGGTGTCCTCCGCTTCATAGACGGCACCCATTCCTCCCCGCCCGATGGGACGCAGGATCTTATAGCGGCCGTGGAGCATGGTCCCCGGCTTGAGCATGGCGGTCCTCTTCTCCGAAATCCTCGCGTTTGTTTCATTTTAACTTAAGGGAGTCCAGAGGCGGACGCTCCCCAACACGGAGCCGCTCTGCCCTTCGCCGAACGCGGACCTGAACCTCACGCCAGATCGGGAGGCTCTGGCGATCTTCGTGGGAGAATGGGAAGGCTGGACGGTGAAGCCGCTGGCTTAACGTTCCCGGCCGAGGATGGCCCGCAGCGCCGATTCGAGATCCGGGTACCGGAACGGGAAGCCCGCTTCCAGCAGCCGCCGGGGCAGCACGAACTGCCCGGTGAGCAGGAAGTCCGCTCCCTCGCCGAAGACGAGCCGGAGGGCGAGCGCCGGCACCGGAAGCCATGCCGGCCGCCCCAGAACCCGGCCCAGGATGCGGGAGAACTCGGCGTTGCTGACCGGCTGAGGGGCGGTCAGGTTATAAGGCCCACGGGCATCCGGACGCTCCATCAGGAACTTCACGGCCTCCACCCAGTCCGCCCGATGGATCCATGACCAGCCCTGGCGCCCGTTCCCCAGCGGCCCGCCCACGAACAGACGGAACGGGAGCAACAACCGGGCCAGGGCGCCGCCGTCCCGTTCCAGGACCAGGCCGGTGCGCAGGATCACCCGGCGGACTCCCATCGCTTCCACCGGCTGGGTGCTGGCTTCCCAATCCACGGCCAGCCGGGCCAGGAAGTCATTTCCGGGCGGATCCTCCTCGGTCAGCCGCTCATCGCCCCGGGGGCCGTAATATCCGACCGCCGAGGCCTGCAGCAGGACCTGGGGTTTCGTGCGGGCGGCGGCGATCGCCTCCACCACCGCGCGGCCTGCGTTCAGCCGGCTTTCTCGAATGCGCTGTTTGGTGGCTGCCGTCCATCGCTGCCCGATGCTCTCACCGGCCAGGTTGATCACGGCGAAGGCGCCGTCCATGAGGTGCGCCCATCCGGTTGGGGTGCGTCCATCCCATCGTGTGGCCTGCACGCCGGGCGGAAGCCGGGCCAGCTCCGGCCGCCGGGAGAGGACGATCACCTCATAGCCGGCTTCCTGGAGACGTCCCGTGAGCGCCCGGCCCAGAAACCCGGTTCCTCCTAAGATCAGCACGCGCATTCGAGCACCTCCTCCTGTGCGGTTTTCCCTATGGGGCGGTGGAAGGGACTTTCGCCCCGATCCCGCATGCGAGCCATGTTCTACGGCTGGAGCCTCAGGATCCCCTCCGCGTTCTGTTCCACTTCCTCCCGGGACCAGAGCATGGGATGGTATTCCCCGCGTAGCCACATCGGGATCATATCATCGTAATGCGGATGATCGGGGAGCCCGGACTGGCCGGTCGTGTGGATGAAGCGGCTGTCGGACCAGTGGGCCGTTGAGGCGATGAAGCGCAGGGAGGGCAGGCTGCGCACGGCGAATCCTTTCTGGACGTTGAAACCGATGTTGTTCACCGCCGCGCTGGTCCCGGGGGCCGGGTAGGGCCCGCGGTTGAAAATCCCCTCGATCGGTCGGATCCCGGACTGCCCCAGGGTGCCGTGGGTGAAGGTGGCCGTATGGACCCTCCCCCAGGTCCACGCGCGGGGATCGGGGCCCAGGCGCGCGCGCAGCTCGGCCACCGCCTGCTCGAAGGCCCGCCGCACGATATCATCCCGGGTCTCCCGCTGGGGCGTGCGCAGGTCATCCCACCAGGAA of Thermoflexus sp. contains these proteins:
- a CDS encoding type 1 glutamine amidotransferase domain-containing protein, translated to MRLNGRKVAILVEEGFEDLEFWVPLMRLQEEGASVTVVGLEAGKVVRSKSGGLTAKADVAADQVSAADFDAVVIPGGWAPDKLRRYEAVLRLVREAYQQGKIVAMICHGGQVGISAGIVRGHRATGSLGIKDDLINAGAIWVDEPAFREGNLVWGRVVPDIPAFCRELVAALVGEPAPATPAR
- a CDS encoding TIGR01777 family oxidoreductase, translated to MRVLILGGTGFLGRALTGRLQEAGYEVIVLSRRPELARLPPGVQATRWDGRTPTGWAHLMDGAFAVINLAGESIGQRWTAATKQRIRESRLNAGRAVVEAIAAARTKPQVLLQASAVGYYGPRGDERLTEEDPPGNDFLARLAVDWEASTQPVEAMGVRRVILRTGLVLERDGGALARLLLPFRLFVGGPLGNGRQGWSWIHRADWVEAVKFLMERPDARGPYNLTAPQPVSNAEFSRILGRVLGRPAWLPVPALALRLVFGEGADFLLTGQFVLPRRLLEAGFPFRYPDLESALRAILGRER
- a CDS encoding HPr family phosphocarrier protein, translating into MQQVTLTLTNAVGLHARPAALFVQTAARFRSNITVRNVTRGTPPVNAKAILAVLTLGAEHGHVIEIAAEGPDEADAIAALKALVESRFGEDGG
- the ptsP gene encoding phosphoenolpyruvate--protein phosphotransferase yields the protein MSRRLRGLPASPGIAIGPIWWFRRALPAAMRTRGEDAAAERMRLQAAQERAAAELAALRAAQRDRLSPEELAIFEAQELMLRDPELMAAVEAELAAGASAEAAWMKAVEAFAAQLMALPDPYFQARAADVRDVGNRVLRHLVGGLEAPAMPDEPVVVAADDLLPSETVSLDPRRVLAFVTEGGGPTAHAAILARRLGVPAVVAIGPDLRTIPEGARVLVDGEAGWVEVEPGSEAVRQAQARRAVWLQERAHAEAVAHEPARTRDGVQIEVAANVGSMEDAREAFQKGADSIGLLRTEFLYLGRAAAPTEEEESAIYRALLEAMGGKPVVVRTLDVGGDKPLPYLPMPPEANPFLGVRGVRLARQHPDLLRQQLRALLRAGVGFPLRIMFPMVSTVEEIRWLRAFLEEVRSALAAEGFPLPPDLQVGMMVEVPAAALLTEHFLPWVDFFSIGTNDLAQYTLAADRTNPAVAGLADGLHPAVLRLIRHVTAATEGTGKWVGVCGELAGDLLAVPVLIGLGVQELSVNPVRVPEVKATVRRWSMAEARALAEEALRQADAAAVRSLVAEARS
- a CDS encoding succinate dehydrogenase/fumarate reductase iron-sulfur subunit; protein product: MPTWQLHLLRGRPGGSPRLETYSVELPAGSYLIDAVEKIWAEQDRTLLFRHACHHASCGACGVRVNGRERLMCITPLHEFSPDQPIRVEPLRHFPWLGDLLVDVSPMMRRMAEVGFAIIRQDELTADRPLPEGIERITRFEDCIECGLCLSACPVMAADEAYLGPATLAAIERMLTEPRGGDAARLRTLADDPHGAWRCHSAMECTAVCPSNVDPASAIGRLRRRLIVEKLRRWIGGGR
- a CDS encoding serine/threonine-protein kinase, with protein sequence MLKPGTMLHGRYKILRPIGRGGMGAVYEAEDTLLEGRRCAIKEILFSFEADPAYREQARLQFYREASVLARLDHPNLPKVSDYFSEGDRDYLVMDFVPGRDLREIIEEAKESGRFLDERTVLNWTEQLCDALDYLHRQEPPIVHRDIKPSNIKLTPDGRIKLVDFGLVKLLAPDEERTITILQGRGTAAYTPLEQYGGDVGHTDVRSDIYALGATLYHLLTNTPPPDARQRFLKPDSLVPPRAINPRISPRVERAILNAMAMHPDDRPPSVATFRAELLGISSTSRSTEVWAPPESAGEILWRRHRLLALAALGTFLIALIATLLNG
- the dhaM gene encoding dihydroxyacetone kinase phosphoryl donor subunit DhaM, with the protein product MVALVIVAHSAKLAEGVKELAEQMVQGRVPIFAAGGLDEHTLGTNVERIRQALEMALARADEVLVLMDLGSAVMGAQMAIEMLAPQVRPRIRLSQAPLVEGAIVAAVEASIGKTAAEIEATAVEACRMPKVPQG